A genomic region of Macadamia integrifolia cultivar HAES 741 unplaced genomic scaffold, SCU_Mint_v3 scaffold_252A, whole genome shotgun sequence contains the following coding sequences:
- the LOC122071528 gene encoding PLASMODESMATA CALLOSE-BINDING PROTEIN 5-like, whose translation MAVIRRCYSLSLLLLLLSFIVITVSMHCNALASSDKPSEATPSSHSRRNPNLKSKLDRKTPLWCVAKNNAEDSALQAALDWTCGQGGTDCGPIQQGGPCYDSNNLQNTASYAFNDYFLKHGMTRESCNFGNAGDLTSLDPSHGNCVFPSSSVVISGSFGGTAQIGPTGADINGCEAVGRWSWTLIIFPVVFTSTLALLI comes from the exons ATGGCTGTGATCCGAAGATGctattctctttctcttctacttcttcttctctcattcaTCGTAATCACAGTTTCAATGCATTGCAATGCATTAGCATCTTCAGATAAACCCTCGGAAGCAACTCCATCTTCACATTCGAGGagaaatccaaatctgaaatcgAAGCTCGACAGGAAAACGCCTCTGTGGTGCGTAGCGAAGAACAACGCCGAAGATTCAGCTTTGCAGGCGGCGCTGGATTGGACTTGTGGACAGGGAGGTACCGATTGTGGACCCATACAGCAAGGAGGTCCGTGTTACGATTCAAACAATCTCCAGAACACGGCTTCCTATGCTTTCAATGATTACTTCCTCAAGCATGGAATGACGAGAGAAAGCTGCAATTTTGGGAACGCTGGAGATCTCACCTCCTTGGATCCAA GTCACGGGAACTGCGTATTTCCATCAAG TTCAGTAGTAATCAGCGGGAGCTTTGGAGGAACAGCTCAGATAGGACCAACGGGAGCAGATATCAATGGTTGTGAGGCCGTCGGCAGGTGGAGTTGGACCTTAATCATCTTCCCTGTGGTTTTCACATCTACACTAGCCTTGTTAAtttga